The following proteins are co-located in the Rhodococcus opacus B4 genome:
- a CDS encoding VOC family protein, with product MITAVHTLVYADDADAARAFFRDVLGWPHVDAGGGWLIFGTGPSEMGVHPTSDDRGGEPWSTRPHHEISLMCEDIESTVAELEAKGAEFTRGIRDDGYGLTTALKIPGAGEMMLYQPRHPVAYED from the coding sequence ATGATCACAGCTGTGCACACTCTGGTCTACGCGGACGACGCCGACGCCGCCCGCGCCTTCTTCCGCGACGTTCTCGGCTGGCCCCACGTCGACGCCGGGGGCGGGTGGCTGATCTTCGGCACCGGACCGTCCGAGATGGGAGTGCATCCCACCTCGGACGATCGGGGCGGCGAACCGTGGTCGACGAGGCCGCACCACGAGATCTCGCTGATGTGCGAAGACATCGAGTCGACGGTCGCGGAACTCGAGGCCAAGGGCGCCGAGTTCACCCGCGGAATCCGCGACGACGGGTACGGCCTCACCACCGCCCTGAAGATCCCGGGAGCGGGCGAGATGATGCTGTACCAACCCCGGCACCCGGTGGCGTACGAGGATTAA
- a CDS encoding uroporphyrinogen-III synthase, whose amino-acid sequence MSNDELSGLTIAVTAERRAAEFITLLERHGAAIVHTPAIHVLPLVDDSDLRARTADLIASPPDLLVVSTAVGFRGWLDAARAWDEEDALLTALQSARIITRGPKAKGAVRGAGLREEWSPDTESSEEVHEHLVAQGVRGLRVAVQLHGTITEWEPMTDLSVSLAGAGADTTAVSVYRWIRPENQQPLSTLLDRIIRAEVDAVTFTSAPAVSSLLSTAKDTDRVDALLHAFHGPVAPVCVGAVTASPLTVLGVDTMQPARPRLGSLAKYIIEELPKRR is encoded by the coding sequence ATGTCGAACGACGAACTTTCCGGACTGACCATCGCCGTCACCGCCGAACGCCGGGCAGCCGAGTTCATCACGCTCCTCGAGCGGCACGGCGCCGCCATCGTCCACACCCCGGCCATCCACGTGCTTCCGCTCGTCGACGACTCCGATCTGCGCGCCCGCACCGCCGATCTCATCGCGTCGCCGCCGGACCTCCTCGTGGTCAGCACCGCCGTCGGATTCCGGGGGTGGCTGGACGCGGCGCGGGCCTGGGACGAGGAGGACGCGCTGCTCACCGCCCTGCAGTCGGCGCGGATCATCACCCGCGGGCCCAAGGCGAAGGGCGCCGTCCGCGGCGCCGGCCTGCGCGAGGAGTGGTCGCCCGACACCGAATCGTCCGAGGAAGTGCACGAACATCTCGTGGCCCAGGGCGTGCGCGGACTACGCGTCGCGGTCCAGTTGCACGGCACCATCACCGAGTGGGAGCCGATGACCGACCTGAGCGTCTCCCTCGCCGGCGCCGGGGCGGACACGACGGCCGTGTCGGTGTACCGGTGGATCAGACCCGAGAACCAGCAGCCACTGTCGACGCTGCTCGACCGGATCATCCGCGCCGAGGTCGACGCCGTCACCTTCACCAGCGCACCGGCCGTGTCCTCGCTGCTCAGCACCGCGAAAGACACCGACCGGGTCGACGCCCTCCTGCACGCGTTCCACGGTCCCGTCGCACCCGTCTGCGTCGGTGCCGTGACGGCCTCGCCGCTCACCGTCCTCGGCGTGGACACCATGCAACCCGCCCGCCCCCGGCTCGGCAGCCTGGCCAAGTACATCATCGAGGAACTCCCGAAGCGGCGGTGA
- a CDS encoding uracil-DNA glycosylase, whose protein sequence is MGAALTDIAGLDAQLIECRACPRLVEWREQVAREKRASFRDETYWGRPVPGFGPADAPLLIVGLAPAAHGANRTGRMFTGDRSGDFLYAALHAVGLASQPTATHIGDGLELFGVRITSPVHCAPPANKPTPEERDNCRRWLDAELRILQPGLRSVIVLGGFGWQSLLPVLDDAGWAVPRPRPKFGHGAHVELAGPERPLHLFGCYHVSQQNTFTGRLTPAMLESVLSDAARVAGLSG, encoded by the coding sequence GTGGGCGCGGCGCTGACCGATATCGCCGGCCTGGACGCACAGTTGATCGAATGCCGGGCCTGCCCCCGCCTCGTCGAGTGGCGGGAGCAGGTTGCGCGCGAGAAACGCGCCTCGTTCCGCGACGAAACCTATTGGGGCCGGCCTGTTCCCGGATTCGGTCCGGCCGACGCGCCGCTGCTGATCGTCGGTCTCGCCCCCGCCGCGCACGGCGCGAACCGGACCGGGCGCATGTTCACCGGCGATCGCAGCGGCGACTTCCTCTACGCCGCCCTGCACGCCGTGGGTCTGGCGAGCCAGCCCACCGCCACCCACATCGGCGACGGCCTCGAACTGTTCGGCGTCCGGATCACGTCCCCGGTGCACTGTGCGCCGCCCGCGAACAAGCCCACCCCCGAGGAACGCGACAACTGCCGCCGCTGGCTCGACGCCGAACTGCGCATCCTGCAACCCGGCCTGCGGTCGGTGATCGTGCTCGGCGGGTTCGGCTGGCAATCGCTGCTGCCCGTCCTCGACGACGCCGGCTGGGCCGTCCCCCGGCCGCGACCCAAGTTCGGGCACGGTGCGCACGTCGAACTGGCCGGCCCCGAACGTCCCCTGCATCTGTTCGGGTGCTATCACGTCAGCCAGCAGAACACGTTCACCGGCCGGCTCACCCCCGCCATGCTCGAGTCGGTGCTCTCCGACGCCGCACGGGTGGCCGGGCTGAGCGGCTGA
- the mshB gene encoding N-acetyl-1-D-myo-inositol-2-amino-2-deoxy-alpha-D-glucopyranoside deacetylase, translated as MSERRLLLVHAHPDDETLTTGGTIARYAADGADVHVLTCTLGEEGEVIGDEWAHLVAGAADQLGGFRIGELTSALSSLGAGRPRFLLGAGRFRDSGMAGTASAANPRAFVNADPDAVTAAIVAVIRDVRPHVVVTYDPDGGYGHPDHIQAHRIVTAAVEAAGTERFPDAGVPWDVAKLYWTVTEASALEAGLCRIGDLPDGWRLPEPGELPSVPDGDVTTVIDVRGVLDAKRNALSAHATQVTVAPSGTEYALSNDIAQPILVEEHFVLVRGALGDRDADGREWDLFAGVGH; from the coding sequence ATGAGTGAGCGGCGACTTCTGCTGGTCCATGCCCATCCCGACGACGAGACCCTCACCACCGGGGGCACCATCGCGCGTTACGCCGCCGACGGTGCCGACGTCCACGTCCTGACGTGCACGCTCGGCGAGGAAGGCGAGGTGATCGGCGACGAGTGGGCGCACCTGGTCGCCGGCGCCGCCGACCAGCTGGGCGGGTTCCGGATCGGCGAGCTGACGTCCGCGCTGTCGTCTCTCGGTGCGGGTCGGCCACGATTCCTCCTCGGGGCGGGACGCTTCCGTGACTCCGGCATGGCGGGTACGGCGTCGGCGGCGAACCCGCGCGCCTTCGTCAACGCCGACCCGGACGCGGTGACCGCGGCGATCGTGGCGGTCATCCGCGACGTGCGGCCGCACGTCGTGGTCACGTACGACCCGGACGGCGGATACGGGCACCCCGACCACATCCAGGCGCACCGGATCGTCACGGCGGCGGTCGAGGCGGCAGGAACCGAACGGTTCCCCGACGCGGGCGTCCCCTGGGACGTCGCGAAGCTGTACTGGACGGTGACCGAGGCGAGCGCGCTCGAGGCGGGCCTCTGCCGGATCGGCGACCTTCCCGACGGCTGGCGCCTGCCCGAGCCCGGCGAACTCCCCAGCGTGCCGGACGGCGACGTGACGACGGTGATCGACGTGCGGGGCGTGCTCGACGCGAAGCGGAACGCGCTGTCGGCGCACGCCACCCAGGTGACCGTGGCGCCGAGCGGCACCGAGTACGCGCTCTCCAACGACATCGCGCAGCCGATCCTGGTGGAGGAGCACTTCGTGCTGGTGCGCGGCGCCCTCGGGGATCGGGACGCAGACGGCAGGGAGTGGGACCTCTTCGCCGGCGTGGGCCACTGA
- a CDS encoding PH domain-containing protein, whose translation MSAAPEPGIAPPIAHGEAAVAAEEEQPWLRLNRRMLLVHPVNEIVKLLPVLLISLVIGTQSGNHVWSLVAIVVFVVFGVSRWFTTSYRIGPVHVQLRQGLFRKRLLSVPRNRIRSVDVEAGVLHRLLGLSIVRIGTGQQVGSKPDAAKFELNALSTGLVPDLRAALLARQPSPEVEHTAVTQEPAVTEIGHWTPGWVRYAPFSVTGVVTIAAIVGLAFQYGIGAKIARSSTVAEGIESAERVGIAVAVVVGSIVLLIAASALACVRYLLTYGNMTLTDNGRTLHVSHGLLKTRQTTLDRARLRGTTLKEPLLLRLAGGARLDAVMTGVSAERRESSLLLPQAPRAEAERVMATVIGDHRQAAVPLTAHGPVAARRRYTRALIPAEIALAVALVFLIVDRPVFWAVWAGIVALAVGGVALAWDRYRGLGHAVLPGWLITGSGSLDRARDSLEADGIIGWTVRQTFFQRRAGVATVIAATPAGTGKYLVIDLPADQAWSLIESVTPGGGDVWARR comes from the coding sequence ATGAGTGCGGCACCGGAACCGGGCATCGCTCCGCCGATCGCGCACGGCGAGGCCGCGGTCGCCGCGGAGGAGGAGCAGCCCTGGTTGCGCCTGAACCGCCGGATGCTGCTGGTTCACCCCGTGAACGAGATCGTCAAACTCCTGCCGGTGTTGCTGATTTCGCTGGTGATCGGCACCCAGAGCGGCAACCACGTGTGGAGTCTCGTCGCGATTGTCGTGTTCGTGGTGTTCGGCGTCTCACGGTGGTTCACGACGAGTTACCGCATCGGCCCGGTCCACGTGCAGCTGCGGCAGGGCCTGTTCCGCAAACGCCTGCTGTCGGTCCCGCGCAACCGGATCCGTTCCGTCGACGTGGAGGCGGGGGTGCTGCATCGGCTGCTCGGGCTGTCGATCGTGCGCATCGGCACCGGCCAGCAGGTGGGGTCCAAACCGGACGCGGCGAAATTCGAACTCAACGCGCTCTCGACCGGGCTGGTTCCCGACCTGCGCGCCGCGCTCCTCGCCCGTCAGCCCTCCCCCGAGGTCGAGCACACCGCGGTCACGCAGGAACCTGCGGTGACCGAGATCGGCCACTGGACTCCGGGCTGGGTCCGCTACGCCCCGTTCTCGGTGACCGGGGTGGTGACCATCGCGGCGATCGTCGGACTCGCGTTCCAGTACGGAATCGGCGCGAAGATTGCCCGCTCGTCGACGGTCGCCGAGGGAATCGAATCCGCCGAGCGCGTCGGAATCGCCGTGGCCGTCGTCGTCGGGAGCATCGTCCTCCTGATCGCCGCCAGCGCGCTCGCCTGCGTTCGGTACCTGCTGACCTACGGCAACATGACGCTGACGGACAACGGCCGCACCCTGCACGTCAGCCACGGCCTGTTGAAGACCCGCCAGACCACGCTCGATCGCGCCCGGCTCCGCGGTACGACGCTGAAGGAACCGCTGCTCCTGCGGCTCGCCGGCGGTGCGCGACTGGACGCCGTCATGACCGGCGTCAGCGCCGAGAGGCGCGAATCCTCGCTGCTGCTCCCCCAGGCGCCACGCGCGGAGGCGGAGCGGGTGATGGCCACCGTCATCGGCGACCACCGCCAGGCCGCGGTCCCGCTCACGGCTCACGGCCCGGTCGCCGCACGCCGGCGCTACACCCGGGCGCTGATCCCCGCCGAGATCGCGCTCGCCGTCGCTCTGGTGTTCCTGATCGTCGACCGGCCCGTGTTCTGGGCCGTGTGGGCCGGGATCGTCGCCCTCGCCGTCGGCGGTGTGGCGCTGGCGTGGGATCGGTACCGGGGCCTCGGACATGCGGTGCTGCCCGGATGGTTGATCACCGGCAGCGGCTCCCTCGACCGTGCCCGCGACAGTCTGGAGGCCGACGGCATCATCGGGTGGACCGTCCGCCAGACGTTCTTCCAGCGGCGGGCCGGGGTGGCGACCGTCATCGCCGCGACCCCCGCCGGCACCGGAAAGTACCTGGTGATCGATCTGCCTGCCGACCAGGCGTGGTCGCTCATCGAGTCGGTGACTCCCGGCGGAGGTGACGTGTGGGCGCGGCGCTGA
- a CDS encoding PH domain-containing protein encodes MSVPTTVTMAEPLWRPSPKAKQLWAINAALVWFPVFVVQVVALVFHWWPVWVHVTVLAITVVLAIVHVAVVPLWRYRVHRWEISDTAVYTRSGWFTQERRIAPISRIQTVDTERGPVDRMLGLATVTVTTASSAGAVKIAALDQDTADRTVARLTEIAGTNVGDAT; translated from the coding sequence ATGAGTGTGCCCACCACCGTCACCATGGCGGAGCCGCTGTGGCGGCCGAGCCCCAAAGCCAAGCAGCTGTGGGCAATCAACGCCGCCCTCGTCTGGTTTCCCGTCTTCGTCGTGCAGGTCGTCGCTCTCGTCTTCCACTGGTGGCCCGTGTGGGTCCACGTCACGGTCCTCGCGATCACCGTCGTTCTCGCGATCGTCCACGTCGCCGTCGTCCCGCTCTGGCGGTACCGGGTGCATCGGTGGGAGATCAGCGACACCGCGGTCTACACCCGCAGCGGCTGGTTCACCCAGGAACGGCGCATCGCGCCCATCTCCCGCATCCAGACCGTCGACACCGAACGCGGGCCCGTCGACCGCATGCTGGGGCTCGCGACCGTCACCGTCACGACGGCGTCGTCCGCGGGTGCCGTCAAGATCGCCGCGCTCGATCAGGACACCGCCGACCGCACCGTCGCGCGGCTCACCGAGATCGCGGGCACCAATGTCGGTGACGCCACATGA
- a CDS encoding catalase produces MTDQNFTTDDAGIPVTSDEHSLTIGTDGPILLQDHYLIEKMAQFNRERVAERQPHAKGGGAFGRFEVTEDVSAYTKADLFQPGKKTDLLIRFSSVAGERGSPDTWRDPRGFAIKFYTDQGNYDMVGNNTPVFFMRDPMKFQDFIRSQKRRADNNLRDHDMQWDFWTLSPESAHQVTWLMGDRGIPRTWRHMNGYSSHTYMWVNAAGEKFWVKYHFKTDQGIEFFTQHEGDQMAAMDTDYHTRDLWEHIDGGEYPSWTLNMQIMPFEDADDYRFNPFDLTKVWPHGDYPLIPVGRMTLDRNPTDYHCEIEQAAFEPSNLVPGIGPSPDKMLVGRLFSYPDAHRYRIGANYKELPVNRPHVPVRSYSKDGNMRHHNPGDPVYVPNSKGGPHADPSQVGETATWYAAGDMVRSPYAPHKEDDDWGQAGTMVRDVLDDAGRDRLVDNIVGHLLNGVSEPILAKAFEYWRNVDKTLGDRIADGVSKKQSETDPKAGEQANPARSSAQAKA; encoded by the coding sequence ATGACAGACCAGAACTTCACGACCGACGACGCCGGCATCCCGGTCACGAGTGACGAACACTCGCTCACCATCGGGACGGACGGGCCCATCCTCCTCCAGGACCACTACCTGATCGAGAAGATGGCCCAGTTCAACCGCGAACGCGTTGCGGAACGCCAACCGCACGCGAAGGGGGGCGGGGCGTTCGGACGGTTCGAAGTCACCGAGGACGTCTCCGCCTACACGAAAGCCGATCTCTTCCAGCCCGGGAAGAAGACGGATCTGCTGATCAGATTCTCGTCCGTCGCCGGCGAGCGCGGCAGCCCGGACACGTGGCGCGACCCCCGCGGGTTCGCGATCAAGTTCTACACCGACCAGGGCAACTACGACATGGTCGGAAACAACACCCCCGTCTTCTTCATGCGCGACCCCATGAAGTTCCAGGACTTCATCCGCTCGCAGAAGCGGCGCGCCGACAACAACCTTCGCGACCACGACATGCAGTGGGACTTCTGGACGCTGTCCCCGGAATCTGCGCACCAGGTCACCTGGCTCATGGGCGACCGCGGCATCCCGCGCACGTGGCGGCACATGAACGGATACTCGAGCCACACGTACATGTGGGTGAACGCCGCGGGCGAGAAGTTCTGGGTGAAGTACCACTTCAAGACCGACCAGGGCATCGAGTTCTTCACGCAGCACGAGGGCGACCAGATGGCGGCCATGGACACCGATTACCACACCCGGGACCTGTGGGAGCACATCGACGGCGGCGAGTACCCGAGCTGGACCCTGAACATGCAGATCATGCCGTTCGAGGATGCGGACGACTACCGGTTCAACCCGTTCGACCTCACCAAGGTGTGGCCGCACGGCGACTACCCGCTGATCCCCGTGGGCAGAATGACACTCGACCGCAATCCCACGGACTACCACTGCGAGATCGAGCAGGCCGCGTTCGAGCCCAGCAATCTGGTTCCCGGAATCGGCCCGAGCCCCGACAAGATGCTCGTCGGCCGGCTGTTCTCCTACCCGGACGCCCACCGCTACCGGATCGGCGCCAACTACAAGGAACTGCCGGTCAACCGGCCGCACGTCCCCGTCCGCTCGTACTCGAAGGACGGCAACATGCGGCACCACAACCCGGGTGATCCGGTGTACGTGCCGAATTCGAAGGGCGGGCCGCACGCCGACCCGTCGCAGGTCGGGGAGACTGCCACCTGGTACGCCGCCGGCGACATGGTCCGCTCGCCCTACGCGCCCCACAAGGAGGACGACGACTGGGGCCAGGCGGGGACGATGGTCCGTGACGTACTCGACGACGCCGGCCGTGACCGTCTGGTGGACAACATCGTCGGGCATCTGCTGAACGGCGTCAGCGAACCGATCCTGGCGAAGGCGTTCGAGTACTGGCGCAACGTCGACAAGACGCTCGGCGACCGGATCGCTGACGGGGTGTCGAAGAAGCAGTCCGAGACGGATCCCAAGGCGGGGGAGCAGGCCAATCCGGCGCGCAGCAGCGCGCAGGCGAAGGCTTAA
- a CDS encoding ABC transporter family substrate-binding protein, translating into MGAGGRLERVRGVRGRRRRNGAAVTALVLALSTAALTACTADPPPPVESTDSPKPTVSPTEKQPVVVAIDDVGSGFNPHLLSDQSPANSAVSALVLPSPFRPVPDPAHPGGSTWIPDASLVVSADVTSQEPFTVTYQLRNEAQWSDGAPIAAEDFRYLWQQMISAPGVVDPAGYDLIQDVRSSGGGKTVTVVMKAAYPAWRELFTDLLPSHLIKDSPGGFATGLAENIPVSGGHFHIKSIDRGRDEILLERNDRFWDKPATPDQILMRRDGTPSQLADSMRNNDTQIVQIHGGTATSAQLAAIPTVRTGASFQPRGLDLTLNGRVPELADVRVRKSLLNLLDTDLLAVVGAGSEASAVPARSQVYAPSDPGYTATAPARPSREQVLAQLAEYGYVAETPTGTVVPAGTAAPTRLVREGVPLTLVIGTPEGDDTASAVANTAADQLRGAGIDATVTSLPAEELYGESLSKGDIGAVVGWSRAGSDPATALASRHSCPPAVVATTQPNTETAGPERDSVSEAEAPSNLSGVCDPTLQPSIDAALRGVGDVPQALAEADRRLWDLAAVLPIMQDRTLVAAGPGVDGVSLSGAVPVGIFSDAADWSRIKE; encoded by the coding sequence GTGGGTGCTGGGGGTCGGCTCGAGAGAGTTCGAGGAGTGCGGGGCCGAAGGCGCAGGAACGGTGCGGCAGTGACCGCACTCGTGCTTGCACTGTCGACGGCGGCACTCACGGCGTGCACCGCGGATCCGCCCCCGCCGGTCGAGAGCACCGACAGCCCCAAGCCGACGGTGTCGCCGACCGAGAAGCAGCCCGTCGTCGTCGCGATCGACGACGTGGGCAGCGGATTCAACCCGCACCTGCTGTCGGACCAGTCGCCGGCGAACTCCGCGGTCAGCGCCCTCGTGCTGCCGAGTCCGTTCCGGCCGGTGCCCGACCCCGCACACCCGGGCGGCAGCACCTGGATTCCCGACGCCTCCCTCGTCGTCTCCGCGGACGTCACGTCGCAGGAACCGTTCACCGTGACGTACCAGCTCCGGAACGAGGCGCAATGGTCCGACGGCGCACCCATCGCCGCCGAGGACTTCCGTTATCTGTGGCAGCAGATGATCAGCGCCCCCGGCGTGGTCGACCCCGCCGGCTACGACCTGATCCAGGACGTCCGGTCCTCGGGCGGCGGCAAGACGGTCACCGTCGTGATGAAGGCCGCGTACCCGGCGTGGCGTGAACTCTTCACCGACCTCCTGCCCTCGCACCTCATCAAGGATTCGCCGGGCGGCTTCGCCACCGGTCTGGCCGAGAACATCCCGGTGTCGGGCGGGCACTTCCACATCAAGTCGATCGACCGCGGCCGCGACGAGATCCTGCTCGAACGCAACGACCGGTTCTGGGACAAGCCGGCGACCCCCGACCAGATCCTGATGCGGCGCGACGGCACCCCGTCGCAGCTCGCCGACTCGATGCGCAACAACGACACCCAGATCGTCCAGATTCACGGGGGCACAGCGACTTCCGCTCAGCTCGCGGCGATCCCGACGGTCCGGACCGGCGCGTCGTTCCAGCCCCGTGGACTCGACCTCACGCTGAACGGCCGGGTGCCCGAACTCGCCGACGTCCGGGTGCGGAAGAGTCTGCTGAACCTGCTGGACACCGACCTGCTCGCCGTCGTCGGCGCAGGCAGCGAGGCCTCGGCGGTCCCGGCGCGCTCGCAGGTCTACGCCCCCTCCGATCCCGGGTACACCGCGACCGCACCCGCGCGGCCGAGTCGCGAACAGGTGCTGGCGCAGCTGGCCGAATACGGTTACGTCGCCGAAACGCCCACGGGCACCGTGGTTCCCGCAGGTACGGCGGCGCCGACCCGGCTCGTCCGCGAGGGCGTCCCGCTCACGCTCGTCATCGGCACACCCGAGGGCGACGACACCGCGAGCGCCGTCGCCAACACGGCGGCCGACCAGTTGCGTGGCGCCGGCATCGATGCCACCGTGACGTCACTGCCCGCCGAGGAGTTGTACGGGGAGTCGCTGAGCAAGGGCGACATCGGAGCGGTCGTCGGCTGGTCGCGCGCCGGGTCGGACCCGGCGACGGCACTGGCGTCCCGGCACAGCTGTCCGCCCGCGGTCGTCGCGACCACCCAGCCGAACACCGAAACCGCCGGCCCCGAACGTGATTCGGTATCGGAGGCAGAGGCCCCATCGAACCTGTCGGGAGTCTGCGACCCCACCCTGCAGCCGTCCATCGACGCCGCGCTGCGCGGGGTCGGGGATGTGCCGCAGGCCCTCGCCGAGGCCGATCGCAGGCTCTGGGACCTGGCCGCCGTGCTGCCGATCATGCAGGACCGCACACTGGTCGCGGCCGGGCCGGGCGTCGACGGGGTATCGCTGTCGGGCGCGGTGCCGGTCGGAATATTCAGTGACGCAGCAGACTGGAGCAGGATCAAGGAATGA